In one window of Phycisphaerae bacterium DNA:
- a CDS encoding glycosyltransferase family 4 protein, translating into MSEEQKNLEMETTEKKLLRPALIASAETISEYSIFLKHLLVGLVDESIPTALICPPNCNLGSIVPPSVQVIRYPTFDLPLFKRQNRNKLVEQLNDFKPTVLHCLCQSEAPLARQLAWRLDLPYLLMVTSLQKRFGRLFISSSRCAKIIVPAETIAANVAKLYPAFTDRIKRINIGTFTSETSSCFRESRWLASMVTAHPLDNERDFENLFGAVKHLAIDGYEFMLVISGSGRAEKQVWKLLTARGLAQIVTFVPRLEMLRSVLAAGDIFIQPKPSNTFNPLLLEAMSVGAAVAGCKGGVDDLIIEDKTAIVFDPTDELSIYGTLQKLFDRRELAQKIATAAQQYLRENYTVSNMISSTLQAYHDAQTWFKHRGRSKP; encoded by the coding sequence ATGAGCGAAGAGCAAAAAAATTTAGAAATGGAAACAACCGAGAAGAAATTGCTTCGGCCGGCATTAATTGCCTCGGCCGAGACAATCTCTGAATATTCGATATTCTTAAAGCACCTGCTGGTAGGTCTGGTTGATGAATCGATCCCCACTGCTCTGATTTGTCCGCCGAATTGTAATCTGGGTTCTATCGTCCCCCCGTCGGTCCAGGTTATCAGGTACCCGACTTTTGACTTGCCTCTGTTCAAGCGGCAAAATAGAAACAAGCTCGTCGAGCAGCTCAACGATTTTAAACCGACCGTTCTGCACTGCCTGTGCCAGAGCGAAGCGCCTCTTGCCAGACAGTTGGCCTGGCGGCTGGATTTGCCTTATTTGCTGATGGTCACTTCACTGCAGAAACGATTTGGCCGGCTTTTTATTTCATCGAGCCGCTGCGCAAAAATCATTGTCCCCGCTGAAACCATTGCCGCTAACGTTGCCAAACTCTATCCTGCCTTCACCGACCGGATTAAGCGGATAAATATCGGTACCTTTACCTCAGAAACCAGCAGCTGTTTCCGCGAATCGCGATGGCTCGCAAGTATGGTAACGGCGCATCCGCTGGATAATGAAAGGGATTTCGAGAATCTATTCGGTGCGGTAAAACATCTCGCAATAGATGGATATGAATTTATGTTAGTGATATCAGGCAGCGGACGGGCGGAAAAGCAGGTGTGGAAATTGCTGACTGCACGCGGCCTTGCGCAAATTGTTACCTTTGTCCCCAGATTGGAGATGCTGCGCTCTGTTCTTGCAGCCGGAGATATCTTCATCCAGCCCAAGCCCAGCAATACCTTTAACCCTTTATTGCTCGAAGCGATGAGCGTCGGGGCGGCTGTCGCGGGCTGTAAGGGCGGAGTGGACGACTTGATTATAGAAGACAAAACCGCAATAGTCTTCGACCCAACTGATGAGCTTAGTATATATGGCACCTTGCAGAAGCTCTTCGACAGGCGCGAGCTGGCGCAGAAAATCGCCACAGCAGCACAGCAGTATTTGAGAGAAAATTACACCGTCAGCAATATGATTTCTTCCACCCTGCAGGCTTACCACGATGCGCAAACCTGGTTCAAACACCGTGGCCGCAGCAAACCGTAA